Within the Streptomyces vilmorinianum genome, the region TACTACGGCGCGCGGCACCGGCGGCAGGCCCAGGCGTCCTTGGAGGGCGTGGTCGTGGGGGCGGCCCAGGGCGGCCGGGGACTGACCGCCTTCGTCCCCGTCGAAGCGGGGCGGGCGATCGCGGTACGGCTCTACCACGCGCTGTACGCGGCACGGGAGGCCGCGGACTACCAGCGGGCCACGGGCGGGATGGAGGCCTTCGACGCGGCGGTCGAGGCGGGGGTGAGCCGCGAGCTCACCGAGGCCCTCGTGGCGCTGGTGCGGGGCACGGAGGGGGCGAGGATCGCGCTGGAGTGGGCCCCCGCCGCCGGGACCCCGGCGGGCTGCGCCGCGCGGCCCGAGCCCGTCGAGTTCTCGGCGGGTGACCTGCCGGCCCTGCGCGAGGCCGGCGCGCGCTATCTGACCGACGAGCCGTCCGTACCGGTCCGGATCACGGGCGCGGTCGTCCGCATGCGCCGCTCGGGCCCGCGGGGCGAGGGAACCGTACGCCTGCGGGTCCTGGCCGGCGCGGAGGTGCCGCACGTCCGGGTGACCCTGGACGAGGAGTCGTACCGCACGGCGGGCCACGCCCACCTCGTGGGCCTGCCGATCCGGGTCGTGGGCCGCCTGGAGAGCAGGGGCGGCTTCCGTCGGCTGACGGACGCGTCCGGGGTCGTACCGGTCCAGGTCGACGAGGCGGAACGGGACCGCCTGATGAAGTCGCTCCACGAGAACCTCGACTTCTTCGAGGAGGCGTGCGGCCCGGGCGAGTGACGGGGGGAGGTTCCCCCCGTCGCCCCCACCGGGCGGCCGGGTCCGCGGCCCGGTAGACCGGCGACTTCGTGCCACCACCCGCGCCGGCGGGACGGGCGCAGCGGGTTCCCCCGTAGCCCCAGGGCGGTCGTGTCCGCGGGCCGGGGACCCCCGCCTGCGGCGAGCCTTCCCGGCCTAGCAGACCGCCGACGCCGTGCCACCACCCGCGCCCGGCGGGACCCACGGCGGTCGGGTCATCCACCCGGCCCTCCTGACGAAGAGGAGCCGCCGCCCACGCACCCGGCCGGGGGAGCCCGCCTGCGGCGGGCCTTCGCGGCCAGGCGAGCCGGGCGACGCGAGCCGCCGCCCCGTGCCCGGGCGCGGGGCTTACCCCCGTCGCCCCCGGCCGCTGGGTTCGTGCGGCGGGGTGTCCGCCTGCGGCGCCCGGCACGTCTGGTGAGGTGGAGCCGCCGCTCGGGCCCGGCCCGGGTGAGTGCGGGGCGCGGGGCTCCCCTCTCGCCACCACCGGCGACTGGCTCCGCGCGGCGGTGGCTTCCGCCTGCTGCGAGCCTGCTGCCGGCCCGGCCTGGGGCGTCCGGTGACGCCGGGCTGCTCGGTCCGGCCCGGCGTGGGTTCGGGCGGCGGCGGCGAGCCGGTCGAGTCGGCCCGGCCGGGGCGTCCCGGTACGCATGGCGTGGGGTCGGGTGGGGGGAAACCGTTTCGCGGGTGGGGGTGTCCGGTCGGTACGATCGGGGGCGGCGCGGCACCTCGTCTCTGCCGCGCACCGTCGGCGTCGGCACTTCGTGTCTGCCCGCGCCCCTATGGAAAGAGCACCTGTGTCTGATGTCCGTGTGACCGTCCAGTCCGCCTCCGGAGTCGAGGATCGGGCGGTGAGCGCGGGCACCACCGCCGGCGCGCTGTTCGCCGACGACCGGTCCGTGATCGCCGCCCGCGTCGGCGGTGAGCTGAAGGACCTCACCTACGTCGTCGCCGAGGGCGATGTCGTCGAGCCCGTCGAGATCTCCTCCCCGGACGGTCTCGACATCCTGCGCCACTCCACCGCGCACGTCATGGCCCAGGCCGTGCAGGAGCTCTTCCCCGAGGCCAAGCTGGGCATCGGCCCGCCGGTCCGTGACGGCTTCTACTACGACTTCGACGTCGAGAAGCCCTTCACCCCCGAGGACCTCAAGAGCATCGAGAAGAAGATGCAGGAGATCCAGAAGCGGGGCCAGCGCTTCTCCCGCCGCGTGGTGACCGACGAGGCCGCCCGCGAGGAGCTCGCCGGCGAGCCGTACAAGCTGGAGCTCATCGGCATCAAGGGCTCCGCCTCGACCGACGACGGCGCCAACGTCGAGGTGGGCGGCGGCGAGCTGACCATCTACGACAACCTCGACGCCAAGACCGGCGAGCTGTGCTGGAAGGACCTCTGCCGCGGTCCCCACCTGCCCACCACCCGGAACATCCCCGCGTTCAAGCTCATGCGCAACGCCGCCGCCTACTGGCGCGGCAGCGAGAAGAACCCGATGCTCCAGCGCATCTACGGCACCGCCTGGCCGTCGAAGGACGAGCTGAAGGCCCACCTCGACTTCCTCGCCGAGGCCGAGAAGCGCGACCACCGCAAGCTCGGCAACGAGCTCGACCTCTTCTCCGTCCCGGACGAGATCGGCTCCGGCCTCGCCGTCTTCCACCCCAAGGGCGGCATCATCCGCCGGGTCATGGAGGACTACTCGCGCAAGCGCCACGAGGAGGAGGGCTACGAGTTCGTCTACTCGCCGCACGCCACCAAGGGCAAGCTGTTCGAGAAGTCGGGCCACCTCGACTGGTACGCCGAGGGCATGTACCCCCCCATGCAGCTCGACGAGGGCGTGGACTACTACCTCAAGCCCATGAACTGCCCGATGCACAACCTGATCTTCGACGCGCGCGGGCGTTCCTACCGTGAACTGCCGCTGCGCCTCTTCGAGTTCGGCACCGTGTACCGGTACGAGAAGTCCGGCGTCGTGCACGGCCTGACCCGTGCCCGCGGCTTCACCCAGGACGACGCGCACATCTACTGCACCCGCGAGCAGATGGCGGAGGAGCTGGACAAGACCCTCACCTTCGTCCTGAACCTGCTGCGCGACTACGGTCTGACCGACTTCTACCTGGAGCTGTCCACCAAGGACCCGGAGAAGTTCGTCGGCTCCGACGAGGTCTGGGAGGAGGCCACCGCGGTCCTCCAGCAGGTCGCCGAGAAGCAGGGCCTCCCGCTCACCCCCGACCCGGGCGGCGCCGCCTTCTACGGCCCGAAGATCTCCGTGCAGGCGCGCGACGCCATCGGCCGCACCTGGCAGATGTCGACCGTGCAGCTGGACTTCAACCTGCCGGAGCGCTTCGACCTGGAGTACACCGGCCCCGACGGCACCAAGCAGCGTCCGGTCATGATCCACCGCGCGCTGTTCGGCTCCATCGAGCGCTTCTTCGCGGTCCTCCTCGAGCACTACGCGGGCGCCATGCCGCCGTGGCTGGCCCCGGTCCAGGCGACCGGCATCCCGATCGGCGACGCGCACATCCCGTACCTGCAGGAGTTCGCCGCCAAGGCGAAGAAGCAGGGGCTGCGGGTCGAGGTCGACGCCTCCTCCGACCGGATGCAGAAGAAGATCAGGAACGCCCAGAAGCAGAAGGTGCCGTTCATGATCATCGCCGGTGACGAGGACATGGCCAACGGCGCCGTCTCCTTCCGCTACCGCGACGGTTCGCAGGAGAACGGCATCCCGGTCGACGAGGCCATCGCCAAGATCGCCAAGGTCGTCGAGGAGCGCGTCCAGGTCTGAGCGCCGCGGACGTAGGTCATGAGGCCCCCGGGGAGCCCCCCGGGGGCCTCATCTCGTCCTCCCGCGCGAACGTCTGGATCAGCCAGGACGAGAAGGAACCCGTCACCGCGCCGAGGAGTGCCAGCCCGCACCCCATCACGCCCACGGCCGTGACCCGGCCCATGGGCGTCACCGGGGACACGTCGCCGTAGCCCACCGTCGACAGCGTGGAGCACGCCCACCAGACCGCGTCCCCGAAGGTACGGATCGTGGCGCCCGGCGCCCCGTACTCGTAGTGGTACACCGTGAGCGCGCCCGCGAAGCCGAGCAGGGTGGCCGTGAGACCGGCGTAGGCCATGACCCGGGCGTAGAGGGTGAGACGGGGCTGGTCGCGGCGGCGCTGGATCCGCTCGTAGATGTTCACGACCCGCAGGGGGCGCAGCAGCGGCAGCACCAGGACCACGGTGTCCAGGAAGTGGGTGCGGACGAACCGCAGCGGGCGCTGGCCGCTCAGCCGCAGCCGTACCGCGTAGTCCACGGCGAACACGGCCCAGGCGGCGCACACCACCGCCAGACAGAAGTCCAGCCAGGCGTCCGGGAGACCGGGGGCCAGCACCTGTACCGCGTACCCGGCGAAGAACAGCAGGGAAAGCACCGCCAGCGGGGTCTCCATCCGGCGGTCCCAGCGCTCCTGTGCCTCTGGCCTCTCGTTCATCGGATCAGCATCTCCGGGGCCGCGTGAGCATCGCCCCGGCGACACGGTCCGAACGGGCGAAGCAATATGCTGCACAGCATGACGACTGAGCCGGAGCAGCAGATCGGAGTGGGGACGCAGGACGCGTTCCAGCGCCTGTGGACGCCTCACCGGATGGCGTACATCCAGGGCGAGAACAAGCCGACCGGGCCGGGTGCCGAGGACGGCTGCCCGTTCTGCACGATTCCGGCGAAGTCGGACGAGGACGGGCTCGTGATAGCGCGTGGCGAGCACGTGTACTCCGTGCTGAACCTCTACCCGTACAACGGCGGACACCTGATGGTGGTGCCCTACCGTCATGTCGCCGACTACACGGATCTGAACGAGGCGGAGACGGCCGAGCTCGGCGAGTTCACCAAGCGCGCCATGATCGCGCTGCGGACGGCGTCCGGTGCGCACGGCTTCAACATCGGCATGAACCAGGGCGCGGTCGCCGGTGCCGGCATCGCCGCCCATCTGCACCAGCACGTGGTGCCGCGCTGGGGCGGCGACACCAACTTCATGCCGGTCGTCGGCCATACGAAGGTGCTGCCGCAGCTTCTCGCCGACACCCGCAAGATGCTCGCCGACGCCTGGCCGGCGTCGTCGAGCCTCGCGTAACCGCTTCGCGTCCGCCCGCCCGCTCGGCGTCCGACCGCTACGCGTCGTAGACGTCGGCCTTCTTCGGGCCCGGGTCCTGGATGGCGCCGCTCAGGATCAGCGAGCGGTTGGTGAAGCGCTCCGTGTCCACGCCGTGTTCGTCGAGTACCTGGATGGTCGCGGCGTGGACGGCGCGCATCACAGGCGTCGCCGTGCGGATGGCGTCGTCGGCCATGAAGCGGTGCCGCCAGGGCTGTGCGGCCCAGGCGTGCCGCAGGCCGAAGGGCTCGGGCAGGACGAGCTTGCCGCCGAGGAAGTCCAGGATCGGCGGGAACCAGGTCAGCGGGGCGCGGACCGCGAGGCGGACCACCTCGTCGGTGTCGACGAGCGGCAGCTGGATCTCCCTGGTCTCCCAGAACCGGACGGTCTTGTTGACCTCCTTGGTCTTCGCCTTGGGCTTGGTGGTGAAGAGGGAGTGGACCGGGCCCAGGGCGTGGCCGGTGACCTCGACCCGCAGCGTGTGCAGCAGTGAGGTGACCGTGATCATCATGGTCAGGACCAGCTGGCCGTCCCAGAGCGTGAACTGCACGCCCAGGTAGTGGCGGTTGCCGCTGCCGAACTGCTGGTCGTTGCAGATGCGCTGTATCTCGTGCGGCTTCACCTGGAAGTGCACGATGTTCTCGCCCTCGGGGCGGGCGACCTCGTCGGCGCCCTCGCCGACGGGGGAGACGATCCAGTGCTTGACGGTCGGCTTGGGGAAACCGGTCTTGAGGGAGCCGCGCTCCAGGAGCGTGAGCTGATCGTGGATCTTCCGTACGACGTCCCAGGCGCGGAAGTCGTGGATCTCGTTGCCCTCCTTGGGGACCAGCTCCTCGGCGAGCGTCCAGCTGCCCCAGCGCGTGCCCATGCCCAGTATTCCCTTGGGGCCCGCGTAGAAGACGATGTTGGACTGCTGCTCCGCCGTCAGCTTCTCCAGGTTCTGGCGCAGGTCCTCGGCGGCCTTCTCGCCCGGGTCCTGGGGGACCGCCTCGGGGATCTTGGCGCCGATGCCGCCGCCGCTGAGCAGGGAGGACCAGCGCTCACGCAGATCCCTGGCCGTGGTCTCGCAGGCCCGCTTGGCGAGGAACCAGCCGGCGACCGGGGCCACGATCATCGCCCGGAGGTAGATCGAGAGCACCCCGTCGACCGGAAGCTTGAGCAGGACGACGACGGCGAGCAGGCCGGCGCCGACGAGAAGCGCGGTACCCACGGCGCTGGTGCGCTTGTTCTCCGTGCCGGCGACGAAGCGGCGCAGCTGGATGACGCCGAGCCAGAGCAGCAGGCCGGGCAGGAAGAGGATGCCGAAGACCAAGGTGATCAGCGTCAGCTTGGTGTCACGCTGCTTGCGGATGCGCGTGGCCGCCAGACAGTGCTCGACCACGGGCTGCGGCTCGGTGCCGAAGGACTGGATGAGCGCCTTGCGGGCGCCGCCGAGCATGCGCACCTGCACCGCCCGCGAGAAGGCCTCACCGAGGTCCGGACGGAAGAGCTTGTTCCACTTGCCTTCCGTGACCTTGGACTTGTGCCAGTCGTTGTTGGCGTCCAGGATCGCCTTGACGTCGCCGTCGCGGTACGCGGCGGAGGCGAGGGCATGCGTCGCCGCCGTCTGTCCGTCCGAGCCCTGGAGGGGAATCTGAGCCCCGGGTCCGAAACTGCCGATCGTCACTGATGCCCCCATCGCCGCGTGCCCGCGTGGTTCACCGCGTATCCCTCTGCGGCCTGTTCCCAACTACCGCGCCCCGCACACCTGCTGAGCTGGGCACCACAGCGTAACCGGGTACCGGTGGATGCGTCACGAGTCGGCCGGATGCCGCCCGTCGGAGGGGAGTCGGACGGGCGGCGTTCCGCAGGGGACGAGGAGGCTAGGACCCCTTCTCCGCCTGTTCGCGGATCTTCTCCGCGAGGTGGGGCGGCATCGCCTCATGACGGGCGTACGTGCGGTCGAAACGGCCGGTTCCGTGCGAGATGGAACGGAGGTCGACCGCGTACCGGCCGATCTCGATCTCCGGGACCTCGGCTCGCACCAACGTCCGGCCGGGGCCCGCCTGTTCGGTGCCGACGACGCGGCCGCGCCGCCCGGACAGATCGCTCATCACCGGGCCCACGTACTCGTCGGGGACGAGGACCTGGACCTCGGCGACCGGCTCCAGGAGCTGGATGCTCGCGTCGGCGGCCGCCTCGCGCAGCGCCAGGGCGCCCGCCGTCTGGAAGGCCGCGTCGGAGGAGTCGACCGAGTGGGCCTTGCCGTCGCGCAACGTGATGCGTACGTCGACCAGCGGGTATCCGGCGGCGACCCCGCGCGCGGCCTGGGCCCGTACCCCCTTCTCGACGGAGGGGATGAACTGGCGCGGGACGGCCCCGCCCACCACCTTGTCGGCGAACTCGATGCCGCTGCCCGGGGGCAGGGGCTCGACGTCGATCTCGCAGATCGCGTACTGGCCGTGGCCGCCGGACTGTTTGACGTGCCGGCCCCGCCCGGCCGACGGTCCGCCGAAGGTCTCGCGGAGCGACACCTTGTGCGGGACCGCGTCGACCTGCACCCCGTACCGCTTGCGCAGCCGCTCCAGGGCCACGTCCATATGCGCCTCGCCCAGGCACCACAGGACGACCTGGTGCGTGTCCTGGTTCTGCTCCAGACGCATGGTGGGGTCCTCGGCGACGAGCCGGGCCAGGCCCTGGGAGAGCCGGTCCTCGTCGGCCTTGCTGTGGGCCTCGATCGCGAGCGGGAGCAGCGGATCGGGCATCGTCCACGGCTCCATCAGGAGCGGATCGTCCTTGGCGGAGAGGGTGTCGCCGGTCTCCGCGCGGCCGAGCTTGCCGACACAGGCGAGGTCGCCCGCGATGCACCGGTTGAGCGTGCGCTGCTGCTTGCCGAAGGGGGAGGTCAGCGCACCGATCCGCTCGTCGACGTCGTGGTCCTCGTGACCGCGGTCGGTCAGTCCGTGCCCCGAGACATGGACGGTCTCGTCGGGACGCAGGGTGCCGGAGAAGACCCGGACCAGCGAGATCCGGCCGACGTACGGGTCGGAGGCGGTCTTGACGACCTCGGCGACCAGCGGGCCCTCCGGATCGCAGGTGACCGCCGGCCGCGGAACGCCGTCCGGCGTGGTCACGGCGGGCGCCTCGCGCTCCAGCGGCGTCGGGAAGCCGCCGGTGATCAGCTCAAGCAGCTCGACGGTGCCGAGCCCCTGCTTCCCGCCGTCCGATGCCGGAGCCGCGGCCAGCACCGGATGGAAGGTGCCGCGGGCGACGGCCGTCTCCAGATCGTCGATCAGCGACTTGATGTCGATCTCCTCGCCGCCGAGATAGCGGTCCATGAGGGTCTCGTCCTCGCTCTCGGCGATGATCCCCTCGATCAGCCGGCCGCGGGCCTCCGCGATCAGCGCCC harbors:
- a CDS encoding HIT family protein: MLHSMTTEPEQQIGVGTQDAFQRLWTPHRMAYIQGENKPTGPGAEDGCPFCTIPAKSDEDGLVIARGEHVYSVLNLYPYNGGHLMVVPYRHVADYTDLNEAETAELGEFTKRAMIALRTASGAHGFNIGMNQGAVAGAGIAAHLHQHVVPRWGGDTNFMPVVGHTKVLPQLLADTRKMLADAWPASSSLA
- a CDS encoding elongation factor G-like protein EF-G2, with protein sequence MGDKANTHSGAAGRAPTADRPSAVRNVVLVGHSGSGKTTLVEALALTAGAVNRAGRVEDGGTLSDYDEIEHRQQRSVQLSLVPLEWDGYKINLLDTPGYADFVGELRAGLRAADAALFVVSAAQEADAIAGSTRMVWEECAAVGMPRAIVVTHLDTARTGFDELTSVCSAIFGGDDPDAVLPLYLPVHGAEAPDGHAPATGLVGLLSERIFDYSTGVRQENPPDEEQRALIAEARGRLIEGIIAESEDETLMDRYLGGEEIDIKSLIDDLETAVARGTFHPVLAAAPASDGGKQGLGTVELLELITGGFPTPLEREAPAVTTPDGVPRPAVTCDPEGPLVAEVVKTASDPYVGRISLVRVFSGTLRPDETVHVSGHGLTDRGHEDHDVDERIGALTSPFGKQQRTLNRCIAGDLACVGKLGRAETGDTLSAKDDPLLMEPWTMPDPLLPLAIEAHSKADEDRLSQGLARLVAEDPTMRLEQNQDTHQVVLWCLGEAHMDVALERLRKRYGVQVDAVPHKVSLRETFGGPSAGRGRHVKQSGGHGQYAICEIDVEPLPPGSGIEFADKVVGGAVPRQFIPSVEKGVRAQAARGVAAGYPLVDVRITLRDGKAHSVDSSDAAFQTAGALALREAAADASIQLLEPVAEVQVLVPDEYVGPVMSDLSGRRGRVVGTEQAGPGRTLVRAEVPEIEIGRYAVDLRSISHGTGRFDRTYARHEAMPPHLAEKIREQAEKGS
- a CDS encoding potassium channel family protein — encoded protein: MNERPEAQERWDRRMETPLAVLSLLFFAGYAVQVLAPGLPDAWLDFCLAVVCAAWAVFAVDYAVRLRLSGQRPLRFVRTHFLDTVVLVLPLLRPLRVVNIYERIQRRRDQPRLTLYARVMAYAGLTATLLGFAGALTVYHYEYGAPGATIRTFGDAVWWACSTLSTVGYGDVSPVTPMGRVTAVGVMGCGLALLGAVTGSFSSWLIQTFAREDEMRPPGGSPGAS
- the thrS gene encoding threonine--tRNA ligase, whose amino-acid sequence is MSDVRVTVQSASGVEDRAVSAGTTAGALFADDRSVIAARVGGELKDLTYVVAEGDVVEPVEISSPDGLDILRHSTAHVMAQAVQELFPEAKLGIGPPVRDGFYYDFDVEKPFTPEDLKSIEKKMQEIQKRGQRFSRRVVTDEAAREELAGEPYKLELIGIKGSASTDDGANVEVGGGELTIYDNLDAKTGELCWKDLCRGPHLPTTRNIPAFKLMRNAAAYWRGSEKNPMLQRIYGTAWPSKDELKAHLDFLAEAEKRDHRKLGNELDLFSVPDEIGSGLAVFHPKGGIIRRVMEDYSRKRHEEEGYEFVYSPHATKGKLFEKSGHLDWYAEGMYPPMQLDEGVDYYLKPMNCPMHNLIFDARGRSYRELPLRLFEFGTVYRYEKSGVVHGLTRARGFTQDDAHIYCTREQMAEELDKTLTFVLNLLRDYGLTDFYLELSTKDPEKFVGSDEVWEEATAVLQQVAEKQGLPLTPDPGGAAFYGPKISVQARDAIGRTWQMSTVQLDFNLPERFDLEYTGPDGTKQRPVMIHRALFGSIERFFAVLLEHYAGAMPPWLAPVQATGIPIGDAHIPYLQEFAAKAKKQGLRVEVDASSDRMQKKIRNAQKQKVPFMIIAGDEDMANGAVSFRYRDGSQENGIPVDEAIAKIAKVVEERVQV